The uncultured Trichococcus sp. DNA segment GCCGGCGTGAATGCCAGCGAAATCATCGCTGAGCTTGGATTGGCGATTGAAGCTGGAATGAACGCAGAAGATATCGCGTTGACGATCCACGGTCATCCATCGTTGTCCGAAACAATCATGGATGCTGCCGAATTGGCATTGGGTATGCCGATCCACATCTAATCCCAAAATGATCACTTGTAAAGAGAATCCGGATCCGGATTCTCTTTATTTTTTTCGTCATGTATAATATAGTAGAAACAGGAATCAGATGGAGGGAAAAAGATGCAACATTATGACTATCCGTTCGAAGCAGAGTGGTCCAAAGAGGAAATCGTCAAAGTCATCGCTTTATGGAATGCTGTCGAGCGAGCTTATGAAAGTGGGATCAGCAAAGAAGACTTCATGAAGGCTTACCGTGAATTTAAAACGGTGCTGCCTTCTGTCGGCCAGGAAAAGAAATACGGCAATCAGTTCGAAAAAGAATCTGGGTACTCTTTATACAAAGTGCTGCAGGAAGTAAAGAAAAGCGAAAAAAACAAAATCTTCCTAGGGAAGCGTTAAAAGGACTGGATAAGCCGTAGCTGGAGAAGCGGCAGAAGGGGGAGCCGGATGGATCAGATCGATAAACGACATAGCCTGATCAAGTCTTGGTTGTATGAGGCTGCGGACTTGCTGCGGGAATCGTTCAACAAGGAACTTGAAATAAAAGAAAAAACATCGCGAACGGATCTGGTGACAAACGTGGATCGGGAAATCG contains these protein-coding regions:
- a CDS encoding UPF0223 family protein; translation: MQHYDYPFEAEWSKEEIVKVIALWNAVERAYESGISKEDFMKAYREFKTVLPSVGQEKKYGNQFEKESGYSLYKVLQEVKKSEKNKIFLGKR